In one Antennarius striatus isolate MH-2024 chromosome 15, ASM4005453v1, whole genome shotgun sequence genomic region, the following are encoded:
- the prlra gene encoding prolactin receptor a encodes MKNALLVILLSFLLDFLPQTTGKLSSPPGKPTLIRCRSPEKETFTCWWEPGSDGGLPTTYALFYRKENSETVHECPDYETAGENSCFFNKNNTSIWVNYNITVVATNALGRTFSEPVDIDVAYIVKPNPPENLTATVMEDKGWPYLWLSWEPPRKTDTRSGWITLVYEIRVRLEEKEKWEVHYAGQQKIFNIFSIRSGGTYQVQVRCKPDHGFWSEWSFTSSIKVPDYFNRDKSMWILITVFSAFIFLILTWLLHVNSRSLKHYILPPVPGPKIKGFDDQLLKNGRSGEIFSNMVVSAFPPNTSNFEEVLVEYLEVYVPDDHELMLDESCLKFESSTSDSDSGRGSCNSHSLLMEKCGESKEDEMQPYRASLGAEPQRRQEDWEEEMASYAHESLVGLDMSGGRVKTWPSLFTPDSSSIPLDQQRSPERSRQHCLSDGGLPSGSTPSYLTQPAHNSKEDLGHSYWEFCSSGDQPDLLRPRMQHLQAHSDVNISTIGCEQPPVLLSADKRETAPVWAVTSGCCHDEGCPIMPQGEDYSKVKGVDPNNRLLLQREAMEEGRCLCDVREIPMQKPTAGSIHNQTGVTGYVDTSAMSSMPTY; translated from the exons ATGAAGAACGCCCTGCTGGTTATCCTGCTGTCATTTCTACTCGACTTTTTGCCACAAACAACGGGGAAAC TCTCCAGCCCCCCTGGGAAGCCGACGCTGATCAGATGTCGCTCTCCTGAAAAAGAGACCTTCACCTGCTGGTGGGAGCCGGGGTCTGACGGTGGGTTGCCCACCACCTACGCACTGTTCTATCGCAAAGAAAA CTCGGAGACAGTGCACGAGTGTCCGGACTACGAGACCGCCGGGGAGAACTCCTGCTTCTTCAACAAGAACAACACGTCAATCTGGGTCAACTACAACATCACGGTGGTGGCAACCAACGCCCTGGGCCGTACATTCTCCGAGCCCGTGGACATAGACGTGGCGTACATTG TCAAGCCGAATCCTCCAGAGAATCTTACTGCGACAGTCATGGAGGACAAAGGATGGCCCTATCTCTGGTTGTCATGGGAACCGCCGCGCAAGACCGACACTCGCTCGGGCTGGATCACGCTTGTCTACGAAATCCGCGTcaggctggaggagaaggagaagtggGAG GTGCACTACGCTGGCCAGCAGAAGATATTCAACATCTTCAGCATACGGTCAGGTGGGACCTACCAAGTTCAGGTGCGCTGCAAACCCGACCATGGCTTCTGGAGTGAATGGAGCTTCACTTCCTCCATCAAAGTTCCCGATT ACTTCAACCGGGATAAGTCCATGTGGATCCTCATCACTGTCTTTTCtgccttcatcttcctcatcctcacttgGTTGCTCCACGTCAACAGCCGCAG TCTGAAGCATTACATCCTGCCTCCAGTCCCCGGTCCCAAAATCAAAGGATTTGACGACCAGCTCCTGAAG aaCGGCAGGTCTGGGGAGATCTTCAGCAACATGGTGGTTTCAGCGTTCCCCCCGAACACGTCCAACTTCGAGGAGGTGTTGGTGGAGTACCTGGAGGTGTACGTCCCTGACGACCACGAGCTGATGCTGGACGAGAGCTGCCTGAAGTTCGAGAGCTCCACGTCGGACAGCGACTCCGGCAGAGGCAGCTGCAACAGCCACAGCCTGCTGATGGAGAAGTGTGGGGAATCCAAAGAAGACGAGATGCAACCGTATCGAGCAAgtctgggggcggagccacagcGGCGGCAGGAGGACTGGGAAGAGGAAATGGCGAGCTACGCTCATGAAAGCCTGGTTGGCCTCGACATGTCCGGCGGGAGGGTGAAGACCTGGCCTTCTTTGTTCACGCCCGATAGCAGCTCCATCCCTCTGGACCAGCAACGTTCTCCTGAGAGGTCCAGACAACACTGTCTCTCCGACGGTGGTTTACCGTCGGGCTCCACGCCGTCCTACCTCACCCAGCCCGCCCACAACTCTAAGGAGGATCTGGGACACAGCTACTGGGAGTTCTGCTCGAGCGGCGACCAACCAGATCTGCTCCGCCCCCGAATGCAACACCTTCAGGCCCACAGCGACGTCAACATCTCCACCATCGGGTGCGAGCAACCACCCGTTCTCTTATCCGCTGACAAACGGGAAACGGCGCCTGTCTGGGCCGTGACGTCAGGCTGTTGCCACGATGAAGGCTGCCCCATAATGCCCCAAGGAGAGGACTACAGCAAGGTGAAGGGGGTCGACCCGAACAACAGGCTGCTCCTCCAAAGGGAGGCGATGGAGGAAGGGAGGTGTTTATGTGATGTGAGGGAAATCCCCATGCAGAAGCCTACCGCCGGATCGATCCACAACCAGACCGGAGTGACCGGTTATGTGGACACCTCTGCTATGAGCTCAATGCCCACTTATTAG